Sequence from the Candidatus Eisenbacteria bacterium genome:
CCGCGGCGGCGTCGGTGACATCCATCGAGTCCACGTCCGTGGCCAGCACCTCGTGGCGCGGGGTCAGCTCACGCACCAGCGCGCGGCCCACCATGCCGTTGGCCCCGGTCACCAGGACGCGCATCCGGTCGCGCAGCGCCATCTCTAGACCACCTCCACGGCGCAGGAATCGCCGATCATGAAACGGTAGCTCCTCGGCCGCGCGCCGGAAGCGCGGATCTCCACGTCGCGGCCCACCAGGCTGCCCTCCACGCGGGCCGACAGGCGCTCGATGCGGCTGCGCTCCAGCACGATGCTGTGCTCGATCTCGCTCGAATCCACCACGCAGTCGTCGGAGATCGAGGTGAACGGCCCGATGAACGCGTCGCGCACCACGCAGCGCTCGCCCAGGATCAGCGGCCCGCGCAGCACCGAGCGCTCGATGCGCGTGCCCCGGCCCACCACCACGCGGCCCTCCAGCCGGGACTCCGCGTCCAGCGTGCCCTCGTTGCGCGGCTGGAGGTTCTCGAGCATCATCCGGTTGGCCTCCAGCATGTCCTCCAGCTTGCCGGTGTCCTTCCACCAGCCCGCGATGACGTGCGAGCGCACGTCGTACTTCCTGTCGATGAGGTACTGGATGGCGTCGGTGATCTCCAGCTCGCCGCGGCGGCTGGGCTTGATGGCCCGGACGGCCT
This genomic interval carries:
- a CDS encoding glucose-1-phosphate thymidylyltransferase; this translates as MAACLRTVARTSSASSPSVVPVANKPILFYGIESIRDAGITDIGIVVGDTHQEIRDAVGDGSKFGVKITYIRQEAPLGLAHAVLVSEPFLKDSPFVMYLGDNLVRDGIGALAEEFRRDRPNSQILLAHVKNPQDFGVAELDGERVVRLEEKPARPKTDLALVGVYMFDAKVFEAVRAIKPSRRGELEITDAIQYLIDRKYDVRSHVIAGWWKDTGKLEDMLEANRMMLENLQPRNEGTLDAESRLEGRVVVGRGTRIERSVLRGPLILGERCVVRDAFIGPFTSISDDCVVDSSEIEHSIVLERSRIERLSARVEGSLVGRDVEIRASGARPRSYRFMIGDSCAVEVV